The Setaria italica strain Yugu1 chromosome IX, Setaria_italica_v2.0, whole genome shotgun sequence genome has a window encoding:
- the LOC101785233 gene encoding vesicle-associated protein 1-3 isoform X2: MAASCDLLDVDPPELQFPFVLDKQISCPLRLTNRTDRTVAFKVKTTSPRKYCVRPNNGVVPPRSSCTVVVTMQAQKVVPPDLQCKDKFLVQSVVVSDGLLAKYITSQMFVKEVGNVVEEVKLKVAYVMPPEPQSEIAEEHDGLERVLMPMQQIVDNGRSTSELSSGSASLRSAEEVGSPVGRIVKSEEFLKAATPALETKTYAGRAEQSHQLSAIIAKLTEEKNSALEQNRKLRDELELVRREASKQQGSFSLVLLLALGVLCVILGHLVKK; encoded by the exons atggccGCCTCCTGCGACCTCCTCGACGTCGACCCGCCGGAGCTCCAGTTCCCGT TCGTGCTCGACAAGCAGATCTCCTGCCCCCTGCGGCTCACCAACAGGACCGACCGTACCGTCGCCTTTAAG GTCAAGACGACGAGCCCCAGGAAGTATTGCGTGCGTCCCAACAATGGCGTGGTGCCCCCACGATCCTCCTGCACAGTTGTAG TTACGATGCAAGCGCAGAAGGTGGTGCCTCCGGATTTGCAGTGCAAGGATAAATTCTTGGTGCAGAGCGTGGTCGTCAGTGATGGCTTGTTAGCCAAGTACATAACCTCGCAAATG TTCGTGAAAGAAGTGGGTAATGTGGTTGAGGAGGTGAAGTTGAAGGTTGCTTATGTGATGCCACCTGAACCACAATCAGAGATTGCAGAGGAACACGATGGTTTAGAGAGAGTTTTAATGCCTATGCAGCAGATTGTGGATAATGGAAGGAGTACTTCAGAGCTGTCGAGTGGCTCTGCGTCTTTGAGATCAGCTGAG GAGGTAGGATCACCTGTTGGGCGAATTGTGAAGAGTGAGGAGTTCCTGAAGGCTGCAACACCTGCTCTG GAAACAAAAACATATGCAGGACGTGCTGAACAATCCCATCAG CTGTCAGCTATAATTGCAAAACTGACCGAAGAAAAGAATTCTGCACTTGAGCAAAATAGAAAGCTTCGAGATGAATTG GAACTTGTAAGGCGCGAAGCCAGTAAACAGCAAGGCAGCTTCTCGCTGGTTCTCTTACTAGCTCTCGGGGTCCTGTGCGTCATTCTGGGTCATCTTGTAAAGAAATGA
- the LOC101785233 gene encoding vesicle-associated protein 1-3 isoform X1, with amino-acid sequence MAASCDLLDVDPPELQFPFVLDKQISCPLRLTNRTDRTVAFKVKTTSPRKYCVRPNNGVVPPRSSCTVVVTMQAQKVVPPDLQCKDKFLVQSVVVSDGLLAKYITSQMFVKEVGNVVEEVKLKVAYVMPPEPQSEIAEEHDGLERVLMPMQQIVDNGRSTSELSSGSASLRSAEEVGSPVGRIVKSEEFLKAATPALETKTYAGRAEQSHQLSAIIAKLTEEKNSALEQNRKLRDELMVVCHCDMQELVRREASKQQGSFSLVLLLALGVLCVILGHLVKK; translated from the exons atggccGCCTCCTGCGACCTCCTCGACGTCGACCCGCCGGAGCTCCAGTTCCCGT TCGTGCTCGACAAGCAGATCTCCTGCCCCCTGCGGCTCACCAACAGGACCGACCGTACCGTCGCCTTTAAG GTCAAGACGACGAGCCCCAGGAAGTATTGCGTGCGTCCCAACAATGGCGTGGTGCCCCCACGATCCTCCTGCACAGTTGTAG TTACGATGCAAGCGCAGAAGGTGGTGCCTCCGGATTTGCAGTGCAAGGATAAATTCTTGGTGCAGAGCGTGGTCGTCAGTGATGGCTTGTTAGCCAAGTACATAACCTCGCAAATG TTCGTGAAAGAAGTGGGTAATGTGGTTGAGGAGGTGAAGTTGAAGGTTGCTTATGTGATGCCACCTGAACCACAATCAGAGATTGCAGAGGAACACGATGGTTTAGAGAGAGTTTTAATGCCTATGCAGCAGATTGTGGATAATGGAAGGAGTACTTCAGAGCTGTCGAGTGGCTCTGCGTCTTTGAGATCAGCTGAG GAGGTAGGATCACCTGTTGGGCGAATTGTGAAGAGTGAGGAGTTCCTGAAGGCTGCAACACCTGCTCTG GAAACAAAAACATATGCAGGACGTGCTGAACAATCCCATCAG CTGTCAGCTATAATTGCAAAACTGACCGAAGAAAAGAATTCTGCACTTGAGCAAAATAGAAAGCTTCGAGATGAATTG ATGGTTGTCTGTCATTGTGACATGCAGGAACTTGTAAGGCGCGAAGCCAGTAAACAGCAAGGCAGCTTCTCGCTGGTTCTCTTACTAGCTCTCGGGGTCCTGTGCGTCATTCTGGGTCATCTTGTAAAGAAATGA